The Acanthochromis polyacanthus isolate Apoly-LR-REF ecotype Palm Island chromosome 5, KAUST_Apoly_ChrSc, whole genome shotgun sequence genome includes a window with the following:
- the LOC110955297 gene encoding dynein axonemal heavy chain 1-like isoform X4 yields the protein MEDEEKNHHKSHTSQSSQTSYFCQGGDTPKVQIPYETRPGEIPRKLAIERYRREYLKVDFEQLLAGKRIASDLLMPKHLNNSDEHGTTPDDPVSAYLPLEMFDNEEYDCRTPEDWLALGNAEGSPGQKPVPAKALLPADDETPSDDPQSPPLRYSWHVVGVLDYSKEKCQYLVQKVHQNTRQADESKNPNKKHRKGISLLVAGSKYWVPRIRLLFRAEDPLVFVERIQFALRYREHTEALIFYHLSVECMPIWPGAPSLSADSLEHMKRLVLSAPGLRLKNLENCIEDLEKEIKLEYDHTMNSMIFEKVVMSHPEEFPHITLPQRDSECVPQTGCVPVPHFDYKKRRDAFVFTSMLTKPEVICVLSKMWSECNKVVTMTLFNVTSVTPLQLDEFVDIQSKIHTKTNSLLRTTWTDTLRNNISSKLATTGKGAYNINESHWEIYKMSKLYKLMTVVRLNQQDSLRHLVLDSLASLTQLLLDACHSVLTCPQDLVWGSDLLTSPYKPKKNPLFLLDLVLDQTGVHYSTSLGMFETSIVTLFDKGIQATYSVPQLDKFVMKNLFIGDDPLLESVKLWEPEVTELREKVRNALIQAAIPLRAYAAEYEKHLELHNLDVETLLKSHNFEQTSQELKKEVEQHFKEKERIELSLPSSIVIGPFVVHVEGVRLSLSQKRKALANALLDRFVLKLRNQIDNACEECHIISRKLHEKPNSIEELTEMREWMKQIPELLKSFKEHIDKILPDYELFEELRYCLTNEEFNKKWTAIGWPQRIINQIETATLRHVEDEENFCKIHLADQNNLEEQLDSLQMYVAGLASHSDTDRAHETANKVRHISEKLIKCQTTAQKYNTRSHLLGLPVRNYDRLEKLMKDLQLFKDLWITTSDWLQWTESWFKDPLSSIDPQQLECSVTDALESIHRCIEQFKDIPESEEPRNEEPPLEDAFRTHSD from the exons ATGGAGGATGAAGAAAAGAACCACCACAAATCACACACTTCACAGTCATCACAGACGTCCTACTTCTGCCAGGGTGGAGATACACCCAAAGTCCAGATTCCCTATGAAACCCGTCCCGGCGAGATCCCCCGCAAGTTAGCGATAGAAAG ATATCGAAGGGAATACTTGAAGGTAGATTTTGAACAGCTTCTAGCAGGAAAACGTATAGCCTCTGATCTCCTAATGCCAAAACATCTGAACAATAGTGATGAGCATGGGACTACACCAGATGATCCTGTTTCAGCCTACCTCCCACTAGAG ATGTTTGACAATGAGGAGTATGACTGCAGGACACCAGAGGACTGGCTTGCTCTGGGAAATGCTGAGGGATCACCTGGACAAAAACCTGTTCCTGCAAAAGCTCTTCTGCCTGCTGACGATGAGACCCCTTCTG ATGACCCTCAGAGTCCACCCCTGAGGTACAGCTGGCATGTAGTTGGGGTACTAGACTATAGCAAAGAGAAATGTCAGTACCTGGTACAGAAGGTTCACCAAAACACTAGACAGGCAGATGAGagcaaaaatccaaacaaaaaacacagaaagg GAATAAGCCTGTTGGTAGCAGGCAGTAAATACTGGGTGCCCAGGATCAGGTTGTTATTCAGGGCTGAGGACCCACTTGTCTTTGTTGAACGGATCCAGTTTGCTCTGCGCTACAGGGAGCACACAGAGGCTCTGATCTTCTACCACTTGTCTGTGGAGTGCATGCCCATCTGGCCGGGAGCACCATCTCTCAGCGCTGACAGTCTTGAGCACATGAAAAGACTCGTGCTATCAGCTCCTGGCCTGAGGCTAAAAAA TTTGGAGAATTGTATAGAGGACTTGGAGAAGGAGATCAAACTGGAATATGATCATACTATGAACTCCATGATCTTTGAAAAAGTAGTGATGAGCCATCCTGAGGAGTTTCCACACATCACCCTTCCGCAGAGGGACTCTGAGTGTGTACCACAAACTG GTTGCGTTCCAGTTCCTCACTTTGACTATAAGAAGAGGCGAGATGCATTTGTCTTCACCTCTATGCTAACAAAGCCAGAGGTGATCTGTGTGTTATCCAAAATGTGGTCTGAGTGCAACAAAGTAGTAACAATGACGCTGTTCAATGTCACCTCGGTCACGCCTCTTCAACTGGACGAATTTGTAGACATCCAGTCTAAAATTCACACCAAG ACAAACTCGTTGCTTAGGACGACATGGACAGACACTCTGAGAAACAACATTTCTAGCAAGCTGGCAACTACTGGCAAGGGCGCCTACAACATAAACGAGTCTCACTGGGAGATTTACAAGATGTCCAAACTGTACAAACTGATGACTGTGGTCCGTTTGAATCAGCAGGATTCTTTGCGTCATCTTGTGCTGGATTCACTGGCCAGCCTGactcagctgctgctggacgCCTGCCACAGTGTGCTGACGTGTCCTCAGGACCTTGTATGGGGGAGTGACCTTCTCACCAGCCCCTACAA GCCAAAGAAAAATCCTCTGTTCCTTTTGGATTTAGTTCTGGACCAGACTGGGGTTCATTACAGCACTTCTCTGGGGATGTTTGAGACATCAATTGTTACACTGTTTGATAAGGGCATTCAGGCTACATACAGTGTCCCACAGCTTGATAAG TTTGTGATGAAGAATTTGTTTATTGGTGATGATCCGTTGCTCGAGTCAGTAAAGTTGTGGGAACCAGAAGTAACTGAGCTGAGAGAAAAAGTCCGCAATGCTCTGATACAAGCAGCTATACCTCTCAGGGCTTATGCTGCTGAATACGAGAAGCATTTAGAGCTACACAACTTGGACGTGGAAACTCTTCTCAA ATCTCATAATTTCGAACAGACATCCCAAGAGCTGAAGAAAGAGGTGGAACAGCATTTCAAAGAAAAGGAGAGGATTGAACTCTCCTTGCCATCCTCCATTGTGATTGGTCCATTTGTTGTCCATGTGGAAGGTGTACGTCTGTCTCTCAGCCAGAAAAGAAAGGCTTTAGCCAATGCACTGCTGGACAGATTTGTTCTGAAGCTACGCAATCAGATCGATAAT gCATGTGAAGAGTGTCACATTATAAGCAGAAAGCTACATGAGAAACCCAACAGCATTGAGGAACTGACTGAAATGAGGGAATGGATGAAACAAATCCCAGAGCTGCTCAAGAGTTTCAAG GAACATATTGACAAGATCTTACCAGACTATGAGCTATTTGAAGAGTTACGCTACTGTCTGACAAATGAGGAGTTTAACAAAAA GTGGACGGCCATTGGATGGCCTCAAAGGATAATCAACCAGATTGAAACAGCGACTCTCCGGCATGTGGAGGATGAGGAGAACTTCTGCAAGATCCATCTAGCTGATCAGAACAACCTTGAGGAGCAACTAGACTCTCTACAG ATGTATGTTGCTGGACTTGCGAGCCATTCGGACACTGATCGTGCCCATGAGACTGCCAACAAAGTTAGACATATAAGCGAGAAACTTATCAAATGCCAGACTACGGCCCAAAAGTACAACACCAGATCACATCTGCTTGGTTTGCCTGTTAGAAAT TATGACCGTTTAGAGAAGTTGATGAAGGACCTCCAGCTTTTTAAAGACCTTTGGATCaccacctctgattggctccaGTGGACTGAAAGCTGGTTCAAAGACCCGCTGTCTTCAATCGACCCTCAGCAGCTTGAGTGCAGCGTCACTGATGCCCTCGAAAGCATACACAGATGTATTGAACAGTTCAAGGACATTCCTG AGTCTGAGGAACCCCGTAATGAGGAGCCACCACTGGAAGATGCTTTCCGAACGCATTCAGATTAA
- the LOC110955297 gene encoding dynein axonemal heavy chain 1-like isoform X1: MEDEEKNHHKSHTSQSSQTSYFCQGGDTPKVQIPYETRPGEIPRKLAIERYRREYLKVDFEQLLAGKRIASDLLMPKHLNNSDEHGTTPDDPVSAYLPLEMFDNEEYDCRTPEDWLALGNAEGSPGQKPVPAKALLPADDETPSDDPQSPPLRYSWHVVGVLDYSKEKCQYLVQKVHQNTRQADESKNPNKKHRKGISLLVAGSKYWVPRIRLLFRAEDPLVFVERIQFALRYREHTEALIFYHLSVECMPIWPGAPSLSADSLEHMKRLVLSAPGLRLKNLENCIEDLEKEIKLEYDHTMNSMIFEKVVMSHPEEFPHITLPQRDSECVPQTGCVPVPHFDYKKRRDAFVFTSMLTKPEVICVLSKMWSECNKVVTMTLFNVTSVTPLQLDEFVDIQSKIHTKTNSLLRTTWTDTLRNNISSKLATTGKGAYNINESHWEIYKMSKLYKLMTVVRLNQQDSLRHLVLDSLASLTQLLLDACHSVLTCPQDLVWGSDLLTSPYKPKKNPLFLLDLVLDQTGVHYSTSLGMFETSIVTLFDKGIQATYSVPQLDKFVMKNLFIGDDPLLESVKLWEPEVTELREKVRNALIQAAIPLRAYAAEYEKHLELHNLDVETLLKSHNFEQTSQELKKEVEQHFKEKERIELSLPSSIVIGPFVVHVEGVRLSLSQKRKALANALLDRFVLKLRNQIDNACEECHIISRKLHEKPNSIEELTEMREWMKQIPELLKSFKEHIDKILPDYELFEELRYCLTNEEFNKKWTAIGWPQRIINQIETATLRHVEDEENFCKIHLADQNNLEEQLDSLQMYVAGLASHSDTDRAHETANKVRHISEKLIKCQTTAQKYNTRSHLLGLPVRNYDRLEKLMKDLQLFKDLWITTSDWLQWTESWFKDPLSSIDPQQLECSVTDALESIHRCIEQFKDIPALDCQMAAAVIHSKIEDFRSYIPLIQSLRNPVMRSHHWKMLSERIQIKVHPKSSLTLSCCLELGLQNHMDDIVHVADVAAKEYSSEQMKSRAFAAERRG; this comes from the exons ATGGAGGATGAAGAAAAGAACCACCACAAATCACACACTTCACAGTCATCACAGACGTCCTACTTCTGCCAGGGTGGAGATACACCCAAAGTCCAGATTCCCTATGAAACCCGTCCCGGCGAGATCCCCCGCAAGTTAGCGATAGAAAG ATATCGAAGGGAATACTTGAAGGTAGATTTTGAACAGCTTCTAGCAGGAAAACGTATAGCCTCTGATCTCCTAATGCCAAAACATCTGAACAATAGTGATGAGCATGGGACTACACCAGATGATCCTGTTTCAGCCTACCTCCCACTAGAG ATGTTTGACAATGAGGAGTATGACTGCAGGACACCAGAGGACTGGCTTGCTCTGGGAAATGCTGAGGGATCACCTGGACAAAAACCTGTTCCTGCAAAAGCTCTTCTGCCTGCTGACGATGAGACCCCTTCTG ATGACCCTCAGAGTCCACCCCTGAGGTACAGCTGGCATGTAGTTGGGGTACTAGACTATAGCAAAGAGAAATGTCAGTACCTGGTACAGAAGGTTCACCAAAACACTAGACAGGCAGATGAGagcaaaaatccaaacaaaaaacacagaaagg GAATAAGCCTGTTGGTAGCAGGCAGTAAATACTGGGTGCCCAGGATCAGGTTGTTATTCAGGGCTGAGGACCCACTTGTCTTTGTTGAACGGATCCAGTTTGCTCTGCGCTACAGGGAGCACACAGAGGCTCTGATCTTCTACCACTTGTCTGTGGAGTGCATGCCCATCTGGCCGGGAGCACCATCTCTCAGCGCTGACAGTCTTGAGCACATGAAAAGACTCGTGCTATCAGCTCCTGGCCTGAGGCTAAAAAA TTTGGAGAATTGTATAGAGGACTTGGAGAAGGAGATCAAACTGGAATATGATCATACTATGAACTCCATGATCTTTGAAAAAGTAGTGATGAGCCATCCTGAGGAGTTTCCACACATCACCCTTCCGCAGAGGGACTCTGAGTGTGTACCACAAACTG GTTGCGTTCCAGTTCCTCACTTTGACTATAAGAAGAGGCGAGATGCATTTGTCTTCACCTCTATGCTAACAAAGCCAGAGGTGATCTGTGTGTTATCCAAAATGTGGTCTGAGTGCAACAAAGTAGTAACAATGACGCTGTTCAATGTCACCTCGGTCACGCCTCTTCAACTGGACGAATTTGTAGACATCCAGTCTAAAATTCACACCAAG ACAAACTCGTTGCTTAGGACGACATGGACAGACACTCTGAGAAACAACATTTCTAGCAAGCTGGCAACTACTGGCAAGGGCGCCTACAACATAAACGAGTCTCACTGGGAGATTTACAAGATGTCCAAACTGTACAAACTGATGACTGTGGTCCGTTTGAATCAGCAGGATTCTTTGCGTCATCTTGTGCTGGATTCACTGGCCAGCCTGactcagctgctgctggacgCCTGCCACAGTGTGCTGACGTGTCCTCAGGACCTTGTATGGGGGAGTGACCTTCTCACCAGCCCCTACAA GCCAAAGAAAAATCCTCTGTTCCTTTTGGATTTAGTTCTGGACCAGACTGGGGTTCATTACAGCACTTCTCTGGGGATGTTTGAGACATCAATTGTTACACTGTTTGATAAGGGCATTCAGGCTACATACAGTGTCCCACAGCTTGATAAG TTTGTGATGAAGAATTTGTTTATTGGTGATGATCCGTTGCTCGAGTCAGTAAAGTTGTGGGAACCAGAAGTAACTGAGCTGAGAGAAAAAGTCCGCAATGCTCTGATACAAGCAGCTATACCTCTCAGGGCTTATGCTGCTGAATACGAGAAGCATTTAGAGCTACACAACTTGGACGTGGAAACTCTTCTCAA ATCTCATAATTTCGAACAGACATCCCAAGAGCTGAAGAAAGAGGTGGAACAGCATTTCAAAGAAAAGGAGAGGATTGAACTCTCCTTGCCATCCTCCATTGTGATTGGTCCATTTGTTGTCCATGTGGAAGGTGTACGTCTGTCTCTCAGCCAGAAAAGAAAGGCTTTAGCCAATGCACTGCTGGACAGATTTGTTCTGAAGCTACGCAATCAGATCGATAAT gCATGTGAAGAGTGTCACATTATAAGCAGAAAGCTACATGAGAAACCCAACAGCATTGAGGAACTGACTGAAATGAGGGAATGGATGAAACAAATCCCAGAGCTGCTCAAGAGTTTCAAG GAACATATTGACAAGATCTTACCAGACTATGAGCTATTTGAAGAGTTACGCTACTGTCTGACAAATGAGGAGTTTAACAAAAA GTGGACGGCCATTGGATGGCCTCAAAGGATAATCAACCAGATTGAAACAGCGACTCTCCGGCATGTGGAGGATGAGGAGAACTTCTGCAAGATCCATCTAGCTGATCAGAACAACCTTGAGGAGCAACTAGACTCTCTACAG ATGTATGTTGCTGGACTTGCGAGCCATTCGGACACTGATCGTGCCCATGAGACTGCCAACAAAGTTAGACATATAAGCGAGAAACTTATCAAATGCCAGACTACGGCCCAAAAGTACAACACCAGATCACATCTGCTTGGTTTGCCTGTTAGAAAT TATGACCGTTTAGAGAAGTTGATGAAGGACCTCCAGCTTTTTAAAGACCTTTGGATCaccacctctgattggctccaGTGGACTGAAAGCTGGTTCAAAGACCCGCTGTCTTCAATCGACCCTCAGCAGCTTGAGTGCAGCGTCACTGATGCCCTCGAAAGCATACACAGATGTATTGAACAGTTCAAGGACATTCCTG CACTAGACTGTCAAATGGCGGCAGCTGTAATCCACAGCAAGATTGAAGACTTCCGTTCTTACATACCTCTAATTCAGAGTCTGAGGAACCCCGTAATGAGGAGCCACCACTGGAAGATGCTTTCCGAACGCATTCAGATTAAAGTTCACCCCAAATCCAGCTTGACCCTCTCCTGCTGCTTGGAGCTCGGCCTACAGAACCACATGGATGACATAGTTCATGTGGCTGACGTGGCTGCGAAAGAGTACAGCTCCGAACAG ATGAAATCCAGAGCTTTTGCTGCTGAAAGAAGAGGATGA
- the LOC110955297 gene encoding dynein axonemal heavy chain 1-like isoform X3, translating to MEDEEKNHHKSHTSQSSQTSYFCQGGDTPKVQIPYETRPGEIPRKLAIERYRREYLKVDFEQLLAGKRIASDLLMPKHLNNSDEHGTTPDDPVSAYLPLEMFDNEEYDCRTPEDWLALGNAEGSPGQKPVPAKALLPADDETPSDDPQSPPLRYSWHVVGVLDYSKEKCQYLVQKVHQNTRQADESKNPNKKHRKGISLLVAGSKYWVPRIRLLFRAEDPLVFVERIQFALRYREHTEALIFYHLSVECMPIWPGAPSLSADSLEHMKRLVLSAPGLRLKNLENCIEDLEKEIKLEYDHTMNSMIFEKVVMSHPEEFPHITLPQRDSECVPQTGCVPVPHFDYKKRRDAFVFTSMLTKPEVICVLSKMWSECNKVVTMTLFNVTSVTPLQLDEFVDIQSKIHTKTNSLLRTTWTDTLRNNISSKLATTGKGAYNINESHWEIYKMSKLYKLMTVVRLNQQDSLRHLVLDSLASLTQLLLDACHSVLTCPQDLVWGSDLLTSPYKPKKNPLFLLDLVLDQTGVHYSTSLGMFETSIVTLFDKGIQATYSVPQLDKFVMKNLFIGDDPLLESVKLWEPEVTELREKVRNALIQAAIPLRAYAAEYEKHLELHNLDVETLLKSHNFEQTSQELKKEVEQHFKEKERIELSLPSSIVIGPFVVHVEGVRLSLSQKRKALANALLDRFVLKLRNQIDNACEECHIISRKLHEKPNSIEELTEMREWMKQIPELLKSFKEHIDKILPDYELFEELRYCLTNEEFNKKWTAIGWPQRIINQIETATLRHVEDEENFCKIHLADQNNLEEQLDSLQMYVAGLASHSDTDRAHETANKVRHISEKLIKCQTTAQKYNTRSHLLGLPVRNYDRLEKLMKDLQLFKDLWITTSDWLQWTESWFKDPLSSIDPQQLECSVTDALESIHRCIEQFKDIPALDCQMAAAVIHSKIEDFRSYIPLIQSLRNPVMRSHHWKMLSERIQIKVHPKSSLTLSCCLELGLQNHMDDIVHVADVAAKEYSSEQDR from the exons ATGGAGGATGAAGAAAAGAACCACCACAAATCACACACTTCACAGTCATCACAGACGTCCTACTTCTGCCAGGGTGGAGATACACCCAAAGTCCAGATTCCCTATGAAACCCGTCCCGGCGAGATCCCCCGCAAGTTAGCGATAGAAAG ATATCGAAGGGAATACTTGAAGGTAGATTTTGAACAGCTTCTAGCAGGAAAACGTATAGCCTCTGATCTCCTAATGCCAAAACATCTGAACAATAGTGATGAGCATGGGACTACACCAGATGATCCTGTTTCAGCCTACCTCCCACTAGAG ATGTTTGACAATGAGGAGTATGACTGCAGGACACCAGAGGACTGGCTTGCTCTGGGAAATGCTGAGGGATCACCTGGACAAAAACCTGTTCCTGCAAAAGCTCTTCTGCCTGCTGACGATGAGACCCCTTCTG ATGACCCTCAGAGTCCACCCCTGAGGTACAGCTGGCATGTAGTTGGGGTACTAGACTATAGCAAAGAGAAATGTCAGTACCTGGTACAGAAGGTTCACCAAAACACTAGACAGGCAGATGAGagcaaaaatccaaacaaaaaacacagaaagg GAATAAGCCTGTTGGTAGCAGGCAGTAAATACTGGGTGCCCAGGATCAGGTTGTTATTCAGGGCTGAGGACCCACTTGTCTTTGTTGAACGGATCCAGTTTGCTCTGCGCTACAGGGAGCACACAGAGGCTCTGATCTTCTACCACTTGTCTGTGGAGTGCATGCCCATCTGGCCGGGAGCACCATCTCTCAGCGCTGACAGTCTTGAGCACATGAAAAGACTCGTGCTATCAGCTCCTGGCCTGAGGCTAAAAAA TTTGGAGAATTGTATAGAGGACTTGGAGAAGGAGATCAAACTGGAATATGATCATACTATGAACTCCATGATCTTTGAAAAAGTAGTGATGAGCCATCCTGAGGAGTTTCCACACATCACCCTTCCGCAGAGGGACTCTGAGTGTGTACCACAAACTG GTTGCGTTCCAGTTCCTCACTTTGACTATAAGAAGAGGCGAGATGCATTTGTCTTCACCTCTATGCTAACAAAGCCAGAGGTGATCTGTGTGTTATCCAAAATGTGGTCTGAGTGCAACAAAGTAGTAACAATGACGCTGTTCAATGTCACCTCGGTCACGCCTCTTCAACTGGACGAATTTGTAGACATCCAGTCTAAAATTCACACCAAG ACAAACTCGTTGCTTAGGACGACATGGACAGACACTCTGAGAAACAACATTTCTAGCAAGCTGGCAACTACTGGCAAGGGCGCCTACAACATAAACGAGTCTCACTGGGAGATTTACAAGATGTCCAAACTGTACAAACTGATGACTGTGGTCCGTTTGAATCAGCAGGATTCTTTGCGTCATCTTGTGCTGGATTCACTGGCCAGCCTGactcagctgctgctggacgCCTGCCACAGTGTGCTGACGTGTCCTCAGGACCTTGTATGGGGGAGTGACCTTCTCACCAGCCCCTACAA GCCAAAGAAAAATCCTCTGTTCCTTTTGGATTTAGTTCTGGACCAGACTGGGGTTCATTACAGCACTTCTCTGGGGATGTTTGAGACATCAATTGTTACACTGTTTGATAAGGGCATTCAGGCTACATACAGTGTCCCACAGCTTGATAAG TTTGTGATGAAGAATTTGTTTATTGGTGATGATCCGTTGCTCGAGTCAGTAAAGTTGTGGGAACCAGAAGTAACTGAGCTGAGAGAAAAAGTCCGCAATGCTCTGATACAAGCAGCTATACCTCTCAGGGCTTATGCTGCTGAATACGAGAAGCATTTAGAGCTACACAACTTGGACGTGGAAACTCTTCTCAA ATCTCATAATTTCGAACAGACATCCCAAGAGCTGAAGAAAGAGGTGGAACAGCATTTCAAAGAAAAGGAGAGGATTGAACTCTCCTTGCCATCCTCCATTGTGATTGGTCCATTTGTTGTCCATGTGGAAGGTGTACGTCTGTCTCTCAGCCAGAAAAGAAAGGCTTTAGCCAATGCACTGCTGGACAGATTTGTTCTGAAGCTACGCAATCAGATCGATAAT gCATGTGAAGAGTGTCACATTATAAGCAGAAAGCTACATGAGAAACCCAACAGCATTGAGGAACTGACTGAAATGAGGGAATGGATGAAACAAATCCCAGAGCTGCTCAAGAGTTTCAAG GAACATATTGACAAGATCTTACCAGACTATGAGCTATTTGAAGAGTTACGCTACTGTCTGACAAATGAGGAGTTTAACAAAAA GTGGACGGCCATTGGATGGCCTCAAAGGATAATCAACCAGATTGAAACAGCGACTCTCCGGCATGTGGAGGATGAGGAGAACTTCTGCAAGATCCATCTAGCTGATCAGAACAACCTTGAGGAGCAACTAGACTCTCTACAG ATGTATGTTGCTGGACTTGCGAGCCATTCGGACACTGATCGTGCCCATGAGACTGCCAACAAAGTTAGACATATAAGCGAGAAACTTATCAAATGCCAGACTACGGCCCAAAAGTACAACACCAGATCACATCTGCTTGGTTTGCCTGTTAGAAAT TATGACCGTTTAGAGAAGTTGATGAAGGACCTCCAGCTTTTTAAAGACCTTTGGATCaccacctctgattggctccaGTGGACTGAAAGCTGGTTCAAAGACCCGCTGTCTTCAATCGACCCTCAGCAGCTTGAGTGCAGCGTCACTGATGCCCTCGAAAGCATACACAGATGTATTGAACAGTTCAAGGACATTCCTG CACTAGACTGTCAAATGGCGGCAGCTGTAATCCACAGCAAGATTGAAGACTTCCGTTCTTACATACCTCTAATTCAGAGTCTGAGGAACCCCGTAATGAGGAGCCACCACTGGAAGATGCTTTCCGAACGCATTCAGATTAAAGTTCACCCCAAATCCAGCTTGACCCTCTCCTGCTGCTTGGAGCTCGGCCTACAGAACCACATGGATGACATAGTTCATGTGGCTGACGTGGCTGCGAAAGAGTACAGCTCCGAACAG GACAGATGA